GAAAGCGCATCCGTCGGCTTGCCCGGACAATGAGGCCTGAGATCGATTTTCCGTGCCTGAGATGACGACGACAACGACTTCCCTGACTGACAAGCAAGCCACCGACTGGCTGATTCCCGACTGGCCCGCTCCCTCGAATGTGCGAGCACTGTGCTCGACCCGCGCTGGCGGCGTGAGCACCGGCCCATATGCAAGCCTCAATCTGGGCGACCATGTGAACGACGACCCGCTCGACGTGCAAGCCAATCGCGACATCTTTTCGCGCGAATTGCGTGTGCGTGATGGCGTCGCGCATCCGGTGTTTCTGCAGCAGGTGCATGGAACCGATCTGCAATGGCTTGACGTCCAGTCCATCAATGGAACGACCGCCGATGCGTGTGCCACGCAGAACCAAGGTGTGGCCTGCGTGATCATGGTGGCTGATTGCTTGCCAGTGCTTTTTGCCGACGATACCGGTTCGGTGGTCGCTGCGGCGCATGCCGGTTGGCGCGGCTTGGCTGGCGCAGCACCAGGGCAGGGCGTGCTCGAAAAGACGCTTGCCGAAATGCGCACTGTCGCCTCGGGCAAGCTGATGGTTTGGCTCGGCCCCTGCATCGGACCGGATGCGTTTGAAGTGGGTGCGGAAGTGCATGAAGCCTTCTGCTCACATGATGCCAATGCGGAGCAGCATTTCAGATCACTTGGCGAAGGCAAGTATCTGTCCGATCTTGCGGCACTAGCCAGACAGCGTCTTGCGGCGGCGGGCGTCCGCAGCATTCACGGCAATGACAGCACCAAGCCTTGGTGCACCGTCAGCAATCCCGAGCGCTTCTTCTCTTATCGCCGCGATCAGCGCGCGCTAGGGGGAAGCGGGCGGCTTGCCGCTGCCGTCTGGCTCGACCGCTGAGTTCGCGGCGTTCACCGCGTTCCTTTCCTGTTGTTTCTGCTGCTCCAGCTCCCATTGCCGCATCGCCTGTTCCTCGCGGGCCTTGCGCATGCGTTTTCGCACGGGCGTGCTGAAAATGTAGACGATGATGGACACAGGCAGCAGTCCATAGAGCGCGAAGGTGATGATGCCCCCGAGCAGGCTGCCGTTGATGGCACTGGCTTCGGCCACTGCCATCATCAGCGTGACGTACAGCCATGCGATCACCACCAATATCAACACCATAGAAGTAAAACTCCGAAACAACAAAAGCAGGCCATGTCACTCTGAATTGCCTGAAAGGTCTTGCGCTCGCTGTACGATGCTCGAACCGGTAATCAAATAAACCGGCATCGCAACGCGACCGTAGGAGACACCATGGATTCTGACGCACAATGGGCCGAAGGAGCCCGCCAATTCCAGCAGTTGTGGGAGGAGAGTTGGAGCAAATTGCTGCAATCAATGCCTTCTGCGGATTTGGGTGCCTTGACCGCTTCTGTAAAGCCTCAGGCGCAAGTGAGCATTCCTCCGGAAAAGCTCGCTGAACTGCAGCAAAGCTACCTTAAGGAAATACAGTCGCTGATCGCCAGCGGCCTGCAGGAAACCGCGAAGCCGCCCTCCGATCGCCGCTTTGCCGGAGAGGGTTGGAGCAAGAACCCCGTGGCTTCGGCCGTTGCGTCCACCTACATGTTGCAGGCCAAGACCCTGATGGGCATGGCGGATGCGGTGCAGGGCGACGAAAAGACCCGCCAGCGCATCAAGTTCGGAGTCGAGCAATGGCTGGCCGCCATGGCACCAAGCAACTTCCTCGCGTTCAACGCCGACGCACAGAAGATGGCCATCGAGACCCAGGGCGAGAGCATCGCCAAGGGCGTGGCCAACATGCTGCACGACATGCGCCAGGGCCATATCTCGATGACCGACGAGAGCAAGTTCGAAGTGGGCCGCAATGTGGCCACGACCGAAGGTGCCGTGGTGTTCGAGAACGAATACTTCCAACTGCTCGAATACAAGCCGCTCACCGCCAAGGTCTACGAGCGCCCATTCCTGCTGGTGCCGCCTTGCATCAACAAGTTCTACATCCTCGACCTGCAACCCGACAACTCGGTGATCCGCCATCTGGTGGCCGAAGGCCACCGCACCTTCGTGGTGAGCTGGCGCAATCCAGATGAGTCCATGGCGCAAGCCACCTGGGACGACTACATCCAGAACGCGGTCATCAAGGCCATCGAAACCGTTCAGGACATCAGCGGCGCGCCGCAGATCAACACGCTGGGCTTCTGCGTGGGCGGCACCATGCTGGTCAACGCGCTGGGGGTGCTGCAGGCGCGTGGTGAATCGCCAGTGGCCAGCGCGACGCTGCTGACGGCGCTGGTCGACTTCACCGACACCGGCATTCTCGACGTGTTCATCGACGAGAACTTCGTGCGCTATCGCGAAATGCAGATGGGCAACGGCGGGCTGATGAAGGGTCAGGATCTGGCATCGACCTTCAGCTTCCTGCGCCCCAATGATCTGGTGTGGAACTACGTCGTCGGCAACTATCTGAAGGGCGAAACGCCACCCGCATTCGACCTGCTGTACTGGAACAGCGACTCCACCAATCTGCCCGGCCCTTGGTATGCGTGGTACCTGCGCAATTTCTATCTGCAGAACAACCTGCCCAAGCCCGGCGGCGTGACGGTGTGCGGTGAGCAGCTCGATCTCTCCAAGGTCAATCTGCCGATGTACATCTACGGCTCGCGCGAAGACCACATCGTGCCGATTCAGGGTGCTTACGCCTCCACGCAGGTGTTCCCCGGCAAGAAGCGATTCGTGATGGGCGCGTCCGGCCACATTGCCGGCGTGATCAACCCACCAGCGAAGAAAAAACGCAGCTACTGGGTGCAGTCGCTGACCAAGTTCCCCGCGTCGTTCGACGACTGGCTGTCGGGTGCCTCCGAGCACCCGGGAAGCTGGTGGACCGACTGGTCCGAATGGCTCGCGGGCCATGGCGGCAAACAGATCGCCGCG
This genomic stretch from Diaphorobacter sp. HDW4B harbors:
- the phaC gene encoding class I poly(R)-hydroxyalkanoic acid synthase, which translates into the protein MDSDAQWAEGARQFQQLWEESWSKLLQSMPSADLGALTASVKPQAQVSIPPEKLAELQQSYLKEIQSLIASGLQETAKPPSDRRFAGEGWSKNPVASAVASTYMLQAKTLMGMADAVQGDEKTRQRIKFGVEQWLAAMAPSNFLAFNADAQKMAIETQGESIAKGVANMLHDMRQGHISMTDESKFEVGRNVATTEGAVVFENEYFQLLEYKPLTAKVYERPFLLVPPCINKFYILDLQPDNSVIRHLVAEGHRTFVVSWRNPDESMAQATWDDYIQNAVIKAIETVQDISGAPQINTLGFCVGGTMLVNALGVLQARGESPVASATLLTALVDFTDTGILDVFIDENFVRYREMQMGNGGLMKGQDLASTFSFLRPNDLVWNYVVGNYLKGETPPAFDLLYWNSDSTNLPGPWYAWYLRNFYLQNNLPKPGGVTVCGEQLDLSKVNLPMYIYGSREDHIVPIQGAYASTQVFPGKKRFVMGASGHIAGVINPPAKKKRSYWVQSLTKFPASFDDWLSGASEHPGSWWTDWSEWLAGHGGKQIAAPKAYGKGTKYKALEPAPGSYVKQKA
- a CDS encoding YjdF family protein → MILVVIAWLYVTLMMAVAEASAINGSLLGGIITFALYGLLPVSIIVYIFSTPVRKRMRKAREEQAMRQWELEQQKQQERNAVNAANSAVEPDGSGKPPASP
- the pgeF gene encoding peptidoglycan editing factor PgeF gives rise to the protein MTTTTTSLTDKQATDWLIPDWPAPSNVRALCSTRAGGVSTGPYASLNLGDHVNDDPLDVQANRDIFSRELRVRDGVAHPVFLQQVHGTDLQWLDVQSINGTTADACATQNQGVACVIMVADCLPVLFADDTGSVVAAAHAGWRGLAGAAPGQGVLEKTLAEMRTVASGKLMVWLGPCIGPDAFEVGAEVHEAFCSHDANAEQHFRSLGEGKYLSDLAALARQRLAAAGVRSIHGNDSTKPWCTVSNPERFFSYRRDQRALGGSGRLAAAVWLDR